The stretch of DNA GAATgcaattaatcaatcaatcagtacgcaaataaattgcagcagACTTTATagtgtttgcataaattatcacCACTGACGAGTCGGTTGGCTGATCCAATGGAAATCAAATCAGTAGCTTAGGGCTCAAGGAAAATCTGTCTGAAAAGTCCCTTCAGGGCACCGCCACTTGACAGTTCCTTTTGTCAGATTTCCATGCAAAACAACGTCTGAAAAACAAtgggaataaataaatacccgAGCAGAAAGCAAATCCAAGGCATCAATaaatggcatgcaaatttttgtaGCCTCGGAATTAGACGACTGTCTCGAATgatagaaatgcaaatgagtgcTGGGCCAAGGGGTAGGGAGCTGCTGAATAATTCAACAGGATGCGCCTGAGAGGCTAGGACAATGGCGGTGAAGGAACCAAAGACAAACAGCTGCGCGAAACCGAACTAATAAGCTCTGATTGAGGCTTTTGGCATGTGCCGCTCGTTGTGGCATCTGATTTGTTGGCCACGAAGGCAGCCCCGAAGCTGACAGAAGCCCAGAAGGTTAGGCAGCCTGTCTACCTGTGTTGTCAGTGCGCACACAATGGGAAAAGTTGCGGAAAAGTTTCCCCTATCTGGAGTTTGttcaagtgaaaattgaattaaaaataattatgccAGTGGGTGGAGCGCCTGCATTTCCATCCATGGAAAACAAGAAGGCTGCTTGCTTCCTGCTGTATTCAATTTTGCAGCAAGTAAAGGCTTGCGACTGCAGCTGGGGAAACTTATATTATTCGTAATTAAAAAGCGTTTAGACTGCCATCGGGCAGCAATTTGCAACTGGGTCAAATGTAAGGCCACGTGCATGAGCATAAAtggaagcagagtgtgacccGACCCTTCATAATCGCCCCTAAGATGCTTTACTATTTGGCACAAAGACAGCTTTTACGCCGCCGCCAGCCACATAATTATCTAGCGCACTGTTTGACATTGACATGCTGGCGCGGGGGCAGCGCGACTGCGTATGAGcgatatttatgcaaaagcaaacaaagggAGTCCGTAATTCCTTGCTGTGGCTCAGGCTCAGCACTGTACTCCGCCAGCTGGCAGTTTGCTAATGAAATTTCGAGATGTTCATCTAATTtttatcaaaatgaaatttgccgcatggcaaacaaaacttttacccAATGCCCTTTGACATTTTCCCCGAAAAGACACacgcaaaatggaaaatgtttgccaaaaaaatgtcTACAAACCGCTCTGCACAAAGTGTATATATGACAGAATGCGGTTCACATACTCGTTTATCAACTGCAGAAATTTTGGGAAGGGCAGCGATGGGCGGGAGATTGAAAGCCACGAGTGGGAGActaaaaaagttttttaattatttagaaCCAGCACGAGgcacttttgattttttgtgttgtctgTTGCCTCACTTTTGGCCAGCATTTGATGGCATTTGAAGTATtttctttgcctctgccattgccgttgcgtggccaaaatatttgacagAACTTTAGCTCAAGTGTTGATACATTAAATTGTTTATCCGCAATGGCAGCCTGTCAGCATTGGTGGGTGTCGACTGACGGGTTTGTTTGACCCCAGCCAGAGGGCCCCGAGCATGCATTAGCGACACCTCCAAGCGACACACTGGAGCACACCTGTCCGCAGTCCTCTCGTGGAGTACGGTCCATTGGTTCCATTATGTGAGCTGATCCGAGCTGAGCTTGTTTACCGCTTGTCTATTTATAGCAACTCGAATAAAATAATGCCCCTGAAAACACCTCGTCAACACAGGAGCTCCTCCTGTCCGGTCTCTAAACTGGTTAAAGCCCAAATGCTGTGACAGCAAAATAATGGAATTTATGAGtagtatttatttgtggccGGCCAGGCCAGACCCAGACGCAACCCAAAAACTTTCTAATTATCATTAGGGCTTAATGAAATCCACTCCCAGCTCTTTGTGTCAAAAGTTATAGTTGAAAACACATTCtatgaaattgtatttcaacaggaagggagggaggtaggGACAAGGTTGCGTaatgtaatttaatatatcccaaaatgcaaacgaaacttggcaaatatttgccaaatgtTCCCCACTGCGGTTGCTGACTCatggaaaagtgaaaagttatCGGGTGCAGGCAGGTTAATGTGCCGAGAGTGGAGTTACATTGGGCAAACATCAACTTTTTAATGGGAtctaaattgaattaaatctcaaacaaaaagcaagacTGATATGTCGGTAAGCGGTGCAGCGATTATGCGAGTAAATTTTGGTAAATGGCTTTACCTTTAAAGGCAATCGAGTAGAACATGGAAGAAGTTCTTTCAATGATTTGAGTCCTATTCCATTAAACAATTTCGAACAGAATTGAATGTAACTTTCTAAGGATATATCACATACAAATGTGTATGCATTTTCCAGCTCACTGACTATTAAGCTCTACTCCTGGATACATTTACGCTTGTTAGCGCAACTATTGAAAGAGCATTCAAGGCCAGCTGATACGCGCACTCATAAGACTTCCATCTGTGAGAAAATTGGTGTCATATGGCAGCAAGGGGGCTGCCTTTGTCCGGCAGTAGATGGTCGAGCAGTTTCGCagagctaaaaataaataaataatgcgCCTTGGCTTGTCCCGGACACACACCACAGCGTCTACGTGATAgagcattgtgtgtgtgtgtgggggcattgtgtgcctgtggctttgggttctccttctccacccctctctcctctcctggGTAGACCTTTTTCCCTTCTTCAACTCCAACTGCGTCTCTGTTTGTCCACCAGAAATACTCTGGTATCTGCGTGCGGGAGAGGGTGTGCCgcctcttttgtttgtcttgtaTTTGCCAACATATGCTCGCCCTGGGTTACAAATGTCCGTGCCTTTAATTTGCAAACCTCTGAACGAGCTGTGGCCAGGCCACAGTGAGTTTGTAAACTCGTTTTTCATTTGGCATAataaatgaaaggaaaacacTGCCAAACGAAGACGGAACGTTGATCGGCAAAACGGAGATGAATGCCCGAATGTCAAGCCACCGAGTCATTGGAACATTTGTCTTCACGAAGCTTCTGTCCCCCAATAAAATGGGGTTTTGGCTCGTGGTTATCCATGCAAGATGACGAGTTTGAGtccgagtcggagtcggagtcggagtcctCGTCTCTGCTAATAAGGTCACAACAGtcttgcataatttatgagcAGAACTTGCGGTGCAATACGAAGCTATGCATATTTGATGAGCGCTGACATTTCAGAGACAGTTGCACTGAGGAGATACTTTCTATTCAACTGAAtgccagagggagagacaatCGGAGAGAGGAAGGGTCCTGTCATAAATATTCACCTGACAAGTTGTTGCTGGGTTAGTCTTGGGGCTTAGCACCGCTCGGCAAACAGCAGAACCAGCTGCCTGGATGGAGTGCAAGAACTAgcgcctgttgcctgttgcctgctcCCTGTTGCCAGTGGCCACGTCAAGGCAAGTCTTGACTTAACGCTTTATGCTAGGATTTGCCCAACAGCCCCGCAATGACGACAAGCGGCTCATGAGGCTTACAAACCGCCAAGAGGTGTCCCGAGGTGGATGGGTTTTGTGTTAGCTTTTAAAGTTATTACGCACGCCGAGCCGCAGACAAACACCCGTCTTTTGTGTCCTGTCGCCTGTCTCCTGTATGCACATGGTGCATGCTCAAAGGCTCAGCGATGCCACAAAGTAAGTCGTAGGTAAACTCTTAAGCAGCACAAAGGCAAAGAGTCGCTTTGAGGCATTAGCCGATGCTGTGGCAACAAGGAAACAAGCAACAGTCCGCCATCACTTTAAGGCGCATGGAGCATAAAATTACCCGACtacatcctccatcctccatcatCATGGCCAAATCCTCTGGGGGCGTGCAATCAGGGAGCATATGTATTTGCCTAAGCACGAAATTGACTttcgctttctgctgctccattcATTCTCGCGTCTCTTATTCAAATTGCCGGACGGACAGCAATTACATTAATCGAAGATCGAGATTTATATGGATTTGTGTGGGTCTACTACGTCTGCTCGCACCAGCAGGGCAATCGCATAGCTGACGGAATCTAACGTTTTACTGCCGATAAGGTCGTAACATCAAAGGCAATAAAATCTAAACACACTCAGATAAGACTCagcggcgtatacgcaatatcGATTGGAATGAGAACTGAAGTGTGTTTCGTGTTCCTGCCTCCTGTCTGCCGCGCTGCGCTCTGccgtgtgtttgcctttgaaaagcgaacattttgtttaggatacattttgatttgtatttgtagatAGCGTTTGACGTAGGAGCAACAGATTTGGTTCGCTTTTTTGGCTTTCCCCTCcctcttccttttttcttgCAATTCAGCTACATGTGCCGCAATTTTATTACACGCGCCGCCCACACAAGGGTCGAGGGAGTTGCTGGCCAATTATCtaaagcccaagcccaaaacGAAAGGCAACCCAAACGAGCCAACGAGCagcattttgtaattaaatttgtggTCTATTTTTAAAAAAGGTACCACCCAAATCAGTTAACTCAGCCATTGATGGACACGTTTTCCGTATAACTGGTGGTTGTCCTCTAGCTCTAGATTATAATACGATTGATGGTGTGGGTTAATGTATATCTCTGATTCACTGGCAAGTACATTATGATTGATGGAACGCTGAGTGTGTCCCTTTGCAAGTACGTGCATATCCCGATTGCTGACAATgatgtgtgcgtgtctctcgGGGGAGTTTACTTTTCTGTTACTACTTGCCCGACTGCTTGAATGTTAAATTCCTTGAAATAAACTAGTATTAATCCCTGCATTTGAAAGtttacaaataaaacgaatAAGCGAGAATTCAACTCgagtttaattaaatgtccCTCCTTAGCTGGAATGGGGAGCTAAGGCCAAGCCAGGACAAGCCAAGCCAGGGCAGGCGTTTAATTAAAGTCGAATTGCAGTAGCCACTGTTGTTGCAGGGCTGCTTGCCGAGGCATGGGTGTGGGCAGCATAACATCTCCACGCAATTAGTGGCAGAAAGGTTCGCTTTTCACAGACCCCGGACTCTGTGCTATCTTTTGCAATGCACACCCAGTGGCAGtgagagtggcagtggcatggcaACCGTGGCATGCAATCAGCTAGAGTGCGGGAAGGGCGACACAGATGAGATTGCGCCACTGCAAATAGCATCGATGTCGCAATAAAGTCCCGAGATAACAAGGACGACTCCCGCATGGATAATGGATAATAGAGAACATAGCCCGGGAGTACGGAGTACGAAGGAGGGTGCGGATCATGCCCGCAGCACCAAGTGGTTCTCAGGTGTTGGCCTTGGTATCAACTTTCCGATAAATCAGTCGGTCGTGGGCCGGGGCACTTGTAGGAGAAAAAAGTAATTGGCTTCAAAGCTTGCCTAATACAAGCTCATCCCACTGACCCTGATGGATTGCAATGCTATTTGACGGCCCTAATTAATGGCACCCGCACTTattaattttcccattttccatgGAGCTGTAATGGCCCGATCCCAGCCCAGTGTGTGCAACAAGTGAGCGTAATAGCTGTCAAATGCCAGGTCCCATCCGCAACATTCGAGTATTATTATGCAGTACCTTGACGGGGACACGAGTTTCGAAACGGTAGACACATTACGTCGCCGTCTCGGCCCACTGGGGTGTGCCTAAAATGCTGTCTGCCACTCGGCGGCAGGCGAGTGAAagtgctcgctctctcatATGTAATCATGTAGGTGGTGTGGAGGTGGTGCTGGCGACCTTGTCCCGTATGCGATGGCTTGTTAGCATGCAATACGCGAATTTTCTGCCACAATTTGTGCCTGCCGGGTATGCAGTGGAAATTGTTCTCGGCCGTCGGAAGTTTTGTAAATGCCAAAGCCAGGAAACTTTTGCGGTTGTTTCTCTGGAAGTGAAACACAAACTACACTCTGAAAAAAAGGGTCTCCAGTTCTCCTTTGCCCCAGTCTACTCTGCAGACtgttaaaataattgtttctttttctttccaaAAACTGTTTTTGTCTGAACTTTTTTGGTAAACACAAGGGAAAACATTGCAGAAATGTTCTTTCTTCAAGAAACTCTCCTTTTGGCAATTGTTTTAGccgcaaattaaatttctatgTGTTTTCGGTATTTTGTGGTATACAAAAATTCtgtgaaaaaacaaagttCGAGCGTTTCCATGGCATTTTATACTTTCTTTGCTCTAACAACGAAATAAAAGTGCTTCCTTTCTTTTAGTGCATTCTTATTTTGTGGcacccaacccacacacaggaagcatgcatacacacacacacgcacactgtGACACCTAAGTAGTCACAATTACCGCTTGACAGTTGCCTGACAACTGACTGCAGCTGACTGTGTTAGCACAATGTCGTGTTGTCCGCTATCGCCCTCGGCATCTTTTTGGgctggcagcagaagcaggccCAGAAAGCCCAAGCCGAcggcaataaaataattgatttttcgCACTCTTGCGGGCTCCCCGAACCTACAATAATGAGCCTGCAGTGCAGGTGTACTGCCGTGCCATCCacagggaatgggaatggcattGGGGATTGATTGTTGGTTTACTTACCGGCCCGAGATTGTCGAAGCCATATTTGTCGGCCACCTGGTGGGCGAAGTCATTGTCAACGTTGCGCCGGAAGCGCACCAGGAACGAGCTGGTGAAGACGGCCTGATTGCCCAGTCCGCTGCTCGATCCGGCACCCGTCTCAGCGGCCAGCTGGAGCAGGCAGAGGGCCAGCAGCCCGGTGCTCAGCAGGCGCCATGAAGCAGCAGTGCAGCTCCAGGCGGCTGCTGCAATGAACATCTCACGCGTTATCCTCCCGGTCTGTTCTCCTCTATGGTTTCCTGACGATGGGGCAACGCTAACAGCACGCGCTCGATGTCGTCGTTTTTGGGGGGGGCGGAATGTGGTAGGCTGGGTAGCTCGTAAATGTCGAAATTAAAGGCCGCGCTTCACTGCACACGAAAGAGGATTCCTGATGCCACGCGAATCGCGGAGCAATGCACCGAAAATCAGTTTTGTCTTTGTTGTGGTTGAGGATTTGTTTTCCTATTTtgttggctctctctctttctctgcgaatggtcgttgttgttgttgtgcggcggtggtggtggttttGCTTCCTGCAGATTTGTGTGCGCTGCCACGAACTTCACTTGGGCGCTGCGCGCTGAAAACTGTTTGCCAGCGCCGTGAGCAGACGCCATTATGAATGTCCAGCACAAGAGAAAGCTTGGGGGAAAGCTCTCCTGAGAAAGCTCGGGCTCCCGCCCGCTGTGGGCGCTCGGCGCCCACTCAACGCGTTTCGattcgtcgctgctgctgtcccgcTCTGGCTCAGCTGCTTTTTTCAGggctttagctttggctttgggctcTCCTCCCATTctggcttttgcctttgcttttgcagcatttttcgTAGCTTGTAGACGTCACCATTTTGGCCACCCGCAGCGAAAcattcccatccccatcccccatcccccatcactgccctgccccactgAGTTCTAAACTTCCAAAACTGTTATTGCCTCGGATTTGTGGCTCGGCTGCCATTGGTTTATGCTGCACTCCGTCAACATATGGCAGCATACTTGGCTTTTGTCAGCTCCATTGCAGCGGCAATTCATAAAGGACGGGGACTGCCTCTCCTCGTACGCAATTGCCTGGCCCTCTTACGAGTGTACTAGTACTTTAGCGAAAGGGCTTCAACTTTGACCTTAGCCCAAATAGGTTCATAAAGTGTTGCTCGGCACAAAACCCCTTTAAGCTGCAGCCGGAGCAAACTTTCTCGACTTGTATGCCTTTTGTGATTGGGAgtatattttgatttcatttccccATAAATCCCTCGcacacactctccctctcatTTATGGGAATTATCTGCAGCACAATCCACATTTATATGTAAACATAATTTAACCAACTTTAATTATATGTAAGCAGAGGTTTCGGAGTATTCCAAATTAAAGATAAACATTACATATTCCCTAAAGACGAAGAGTGTAAGAAAAACTTAAGTACTTTGCTTACATCTCAATTATTTTACTCAAAGGAAGGCTTAAACTTAAAACCCTAGGAGAGTCGAATCCTCCGCATTTCGAGCAGCCAACTACAGCAGTTACAGCCACCTGACCAGGTGGGCGGCATCCTACTGACCACCCCCCGATAATGCCGAGCATATGGCCGGTCGCATGCGCTGTGGaaacggtaacggtaacggcCGCGTAAACATTACGACTGTCGATGGGCGAATGGCCGCGTAACGCTCTCAATTACAATTAACGCTTCATTAGccttaaattcaaatttacaAAAGCAGCTTCAGAGCtgcacaaattcaattatctAGCTCGTATACACGCAGTACCGCTGAATGGTCAACAGTTGGGGAAAGCGAAACTTAAAACCTAACATTTGCTCTCATCACAATTGGAACTCGCTGTGGGGGGAACGTAAGGCTGGTGGGATGGTGGGCTGGTGGGATGTGCGCCTGTGGAGCGCTGATTCGGTATCGAGTTTCATTTCCGGCTGCCGAAAAGTTTGCCGCGCGCTGCAGGGAACGCCATAATAAGTAAGTGTGCCTTTGGGAATGGGATTTCATGCGAACACTTACCATGCGACGTGGCTGGGGACAGCGCGTGCGAGCTGGCATGTCGCTTGATGCGGGGCGTCTCCGCCAGGCTGGACAAACCTGACGATGAGCTGGCGGCTGCGGCAGTTCCATTACCATCGTTGCCATCACCGCAACTATTCGCGGCAGATGAGTCGCCAGTGGTGGGCATCGATTTGTAGCGCTGCAGCGAGGTGCGCGGCTTTTTGGGATTGGTCGCCTGATCGACAGCCTCCTCGAGAGCCGACAGCCAgtcctcgctctcgctctcatccTCCAGAAACTTCATGTAGAACGATGGCCGCTTTGTCTTGTGATGGCTGGTGGGTGTGGTGGTTGTCGCTGTCAATCCGGTCACTTGGGTCTCCATCTTCGACTCCAGCTGCTGCGAGGCCTCCAACAGGAACATGTCCGTCTCCGAGTCATTGAGAAAGTCTGCAAATGCTGGATCCGCCGCAGGTTCCGGCTCCGGAGCAGGTCTCTTGCTGGCAGATCGAGTGCGTGCCGCCACGGGTGGAGCTGCCATCGCTGCCGCCGGCTTGGGCGTCTCAGACACTGCCACTTGGTCCAGCTGCCGGTGCAGCTTGTCGCATCGCTCCTTGAGCAGGTCTCGTGCTCGTATTTGCTTCGCACGCCACATCTCGTTGTCCTGCTGAGTCCGTCGATCCTCGCAGCCCTTCATCGTCAGCTGCCTGCGGCGGTCCTTGAgtttgccagcagccagctctgCGGAATCAAAGCCGCTGTCTGTCGTGGTGTTTATCTTCTTGGGGTTCACGTTCGCGCTGGCGGTATTGTGGCTGTTGCGGTTCCAACGCCAGCCAACCTCCGGGCTCTCGGTGGCCAGCGTCTGCGAGAAGAGGCAATTGGGCGACAGGCTGATGTCCATGCGAGGCGAAAAGTCAACGCTATCGTCGAGACTCAGCGACTTCTTGTTGGGGGGCGTGCACTCCACATCGTCTAGTGGGCACACAATAGACGAGGGAGAGCCAGGTGCATCTATTGACACATCGTGTCCGCCGCCAGGGCGCCCGCAGTTTTGCGGCGAGGCTGTTGGAAAAACTCACTTTATAGATGCCTCGGGCATGCCAGTGCGTTGCAAACACTTACCGCTGTGGCGTTTGTGCAGCAGCCGCGTGCTGAGCGTCAGCGTGCGCCTTTTTATGAACgcgttttccatttaattacatttatttactttgcgTCGCAGAATGCGCTCAAAATCAAAGGCACAGCTGGTTCGATACACAGCGCTGACAGTCGAACCACAGTTCACGTTCCGATATATTTGAATAATATCGATATTACTGTATATTTGCCAGTGCTGGAAATTCAGATTTTGTCTAGTATGACGACCCCGtattaaaatttgaaaatttatatatggaaatagggtatacaaattccCAACTGGTTGGCaatcaacaaattgtcaaacaCGTAGCAATCCTTTTTTGCTTTAAACCTAATTTGTAAGCATTCCAACAAAaaggaagtcgtgaaaactagccaatcttgtggagattgattgataaatctgataaaattatagttgcTGCGGTGAGACTCCCAACTAGCtagtaaaatcaaatagaacacACAAATCGAGGCTTAaaatttaagactacggtatatttatggtataaTTTGGTATACTTTCAGGGTCTGACGGTATGTTTTATCGATATTTCCGCGGTCGCACTGATGGTGATGTGGTGTTTATAAAATttcatcaaataaattatagaattTTAAATAGTTGTATCGAAAAACACAGAAAGTACATAGCATCCAATAAGCAGACCGACCGGAGTTTGGAGCGTGCAAGATGAACTACAATCCAAATGCGGGTATGCGGAATCGTAAGTGGGAAAACTGTAAGGAACAAGCAACGGCAAGCAAGTATACCACGAAGGCAGAGACCAGCCGCCGCCGCGCCGCTCCACCGAAACGCTGCAGACCAGACTGGCGGAACGGGCCGCGCCTGCAGCTGGACGTTAAATGTTTTATTCTGTTTCTTTCCCGCACTAACCCAATCCGTCCTGTTGCGCCTTTTTCccgctgtttgctgtttgcgtTGTAGCTTGATTTTACTTGTTTCCATCACTTGTTTCCCCACGTTTCCTCTGTGCCAACGCTGCTCTCGAGCCCTGCCACTAACCAGCATTTTTTTCCTCTTGCCGAAAATAGCACAAGGTGGCGGCCGCCCGCGGCCAAACAAGCGCATCAGCGACATGAATGCGATGGGTCCGTCGGCCCCCATGATGGGCGGACCTACCTTCATGCCCCCGACAGCTGGGCCCGGCATGTTGGACCCCAACATGTATGGCGGcgccccagctgctgctgctgctccgtcgACTGGCTACGGCTTCAATGTGGCACCATctcagcagccacagcagcactatcagccacagcagcaggcgccacAAAACTatcagcagccgccacagcagcagcagcaacagcagcagagcttcGGTTATGCGCCATCGCAACAGGGAGGGGCACCGCCCCCATACGGAATGCCAGCTGCGCAGGCAGGACCTGGTGGACAGTTTCCACAGTTCgcgatgctgcagcagcccaTCGTGCAGGACATGGCCATGGAGTACGGTCAACGCCTGGCTGATCAGGGCAGGCAGATGGTGGAGAATCAGTTCGAGAGATGGGTGCCCGTGGCCAAGCTGAGGTACTATTTTGCCGTGGACAATGCCTACGTGGGACGCAAGCTGCGATTGCTCTTCTTTCCATATATACACAAGGTAAAAAAGCGCAGACCTGTCATTTATGAATCGAATCCCTTATGTAAATCCCTTGAATTCCTCTTTAGGACTGGTCCTTGAAGTACGATCAAGAGCACCCCGTGCAGCCCAGGTACGATGTGAATGCGCCCGATCTGTATCTTCCGACGATGGGGTACATCACCTACGTGATTGTGGCCGGCCTGCTGTTGGGCATGCAGAAGAGATTTTCGCCCGAGCAGCTGGGCATCCAGGCCTCCAGCGCCATGGCCTACAGCATCTTCGAGCTGGTCATCTACTCGATAGCGCTGTATGTGATGAATATCAAGACGAGCCTCAAGACTTTGGATTTACTGGCATTCACTGGATACAAGTACGTGAACATTGTGGCCTGCCTGATGTTCAGCACGCTCTTCTACAGGTCTGGCTACTTCATAGCCTTGGCCTACACCAGTTTCTCCTTTGGTTTCTTTCTGGTGAGTTTCTCTTTTTGGGATAGCACTGTGATCTAATCCCTTTCCTCTGCAGCTTCGAACGCTACGAACGAAACTGTTGCAAGACAGCGCGCCTGCTGTCTCCAGCAATGCCATCAACTATGATCCGTACAGCAATCCGCAGGAGCTCGACTACAGCGGCGGACGCAAGCGGAAACTTTACTTTCTGTTCATGGTTGTGGCCGGTCAGGCTGTGCTGGCGTTTCTGCTCTCGAAGCATTTATATCTACCCGAATCGGAAGTACTCTTATCGGTGCCCAAGGCCTTTTAACTTTACAGATTGATAGATTAAATTTGTCAGACAAAACCGGGGAGGAGCCGAAATCATTTCCAGAATGTTAAATCTTCGTAGTTCTTCGTAGTTTATGAATGGTTAGCTGTTACTTAAGGATTGGGAGAGCGAGCGCATGCCCGTGCCAGCGTCTGCGTCTGAGATTTGCGTAAgagaaacatatttttgttaataACGAAGCacattttataaaataaataaatacaagcTATGAAAACGATGCTCTCCGatccctcctctctctcggATCGATCATCTATATCTCTATCCATTGATTTTGAATAGTTTTcgtgtgtaattttttatatataattttattgaaatttttaGTCTTTCTTTACTGTAACGTGTTGctggttggttgcttggtttgtttgttggttgtttgcttctgctgttacTGATCTGCTCGCTGTTTGCTCCACGGACAAGCTTAACTCGGGCTAACTGCCGAATTCCTTCAGTTGGGGGAGGGGATCGATCCCCTGCCAATTTGTCGCtagtttttgttgatttcgttacaaaatatatatatgtttgcgtgtgtgtatgtatgcatgtgtgtgtgtggttgtatGCTGATGTAACGGATATCTATTCCTATATCCATTTTTCCTGTCGTCTGCTTTTTAGTCTAATTTGTTCGCATGCCGAAaccccctgccctgccctgcctctggGAGGGGTATTGCATCAAAATAAGAGGCATAAGAATGCACAATAATAATagtagtaataataataataataatagtccGTAATAGGTATAACAGTTCCTACGCTTTAGGTTTTAGTTCTCTCGTGAGTTgtttacataaatgtatgcatgtatttatgtatgtatgtatgtatgtagttcaTATtcatagttttattttttccattcGATCTTtcgttacgttacgttacgcTACTTTAGTAGGGGGCCTCAGTTCATAGCACAAATGTGAAAATCATTCGCTAAATCAGCATTCGTTTtgctctcct from Drosophila subobscura isolate 14011-0131.10 chromosome O, UCBerk_Dsub_1.0, whole genome shotgun sequence encodes:
- the LOC117896195 gene encoding protein YIF1B-A isoform X4 produces the protein MNYNPNAAQGGGRPRPNKRISDMNAMGPSAPMMGGPTFMPPTAGPGMLDPNMYGGAPAAAAAPSTGYGFNVAPSQQPQQHYQPQQQAPQNYQQPPQQQQQQQQSFGYAPSQQGGAPPPYGMPAAQAGPGGQFPQFAMLQQPIVQDMAMEYGQRLADQGRQMVENQFERWVPVAKLRYYFAVDNAYVGRKLRLLFFPYIHKDWSLKYDQEHPVQPRYDVNAPDLYLPTMGYITYVIVAGLLLGMQKRFSPEQLGIQASSAMAYSIFELVIYSIALYVMNIKTSLKTLDLLAFTGYKYVNIVACLMFSTLFYRSGYFIALAYTSFSFGFFLLRTLRTKLLQDSAPAVSSNAINYDPYSNPQELDYSGGRKRKLYFLFMVVAGQAVLAFLLSKHLYLPESEVLLSVPKAF
- the LOC117896195 gene encoding protein YIF1B-A isoform X1: MNYNPNAGMRNRKWENCKEQATATQGGGRPRPNKRISDMNAMGPSAPMMGGPTFMPPTAGPGMLDPNMYGGAPAAAAAPSTGYGFNVAPSQQPQQHYQPQQQAPQNYQQPPQQQQQQQQSFGYAPSQQGGAPPPYGMPAAQAGPGGQFPQFAMLQQPIVQDMAMEYGQRLADQGRQMVENQFERWVPVAKLRYYFAVDNAYVGRKLRLLFFPYIHKDWSLKYDQEHPVQPRYDVNAPDLYLPTMGYITYVIVAGLLLGMQKRFSPEQLGIQASSAMAYSIFELVIYSIALYVMNIKTSLKTLDLLAFTGYKYVNIVACLMFSTLFYRSGYFIALAYTSFSFGFFLLRTLRTKLLQDSAPAVSSNAINYDPYSNPQELDYSGGRKRKLYFLFMVVAGQAVLAFLLSKHLYLPESEVLLSVPKAF
- the LOC117896195 gene encoding protein YIF1B-A isoform X2, translated to MNYNPNAGMRNRKWENSQGGGRPRPNKRISDMNAMGPSAPMMGGPTFMPPTAGPGMLDPNMYGGAPAAAAAPSTGYGFNVAPSQQPQQHYQPQQQAPQNYQQPPQQQQQQQQSFGYAPSQQGGAPPPYGMPAAQAGPGGQFPQFAMLQQPIVQDMAMEYGQRLADQGRQMVENQFERWVPVAKLRYYFAVDNAYVGRKLRLLFFPYIHKDWSLKYDQEHPVQPRYDVNAPDLYLPTMGYITYVIVAGLLLGMQKRFSPEQLGIQASSAMAYSIFELVIYSIALYVMNIKTSLKTLDLLAFTGYKYVNIVACLMFSTLFYRSGYFIALAYTSFSFGFFLLRTLRTKLLQDSAPAVSSNAINYDPYSNPQELDYSGGRKRKLYFLFMVVAGQAVLAFLLSKHLYLPESEVLLSVPKAF
- the LOC117896195 gene encoding protein YIF1B-A isoform X3 yields the protein MNYNPNAGMRNPQGGGRPRPNKRISDMNAMGPSAPMMGGPTFMPPTAGPGMLDPNMYGGAPAAAAAPSTGYGFNVAPSQQPQQHYQPQQQAPQNYQQPPQQQQQQQQSFGYAPSQQGGAPPPYGMPAAQAGPGGQFPQFAMLQQPIVQDMAMEYGQRLADQGRQMVENQFERWVPVAKLRYYFAVDNAYVGRKLRLLFFPYIHKDWSLKYDQEHPVQPRYDVNAPDLYLPTMGYITYVIVAGLLLGMQKRFSPEQLGIQASSAMAYSIFELVIYSIALYVMNIKTSLKTLDLLAFTGYKYVNIVACLMFSTLFYRSGYFIALAYTSFSFGFFLLRTLRTKLLQDSAPAVSSNAINYDPYSNPQELDYSGGRKRKLYFLFMVVAGQAVLAFLLSKHLYLPESEVLLSVPKAF